A single window of Leptolyngbya ohadii IS1 DNA harbors:
- the argH gene encoding argininosuccinate lyase, which produces MTNSSSPTSTWSQRFETALHPAIVRFNASIGFDIELIEYDLTGSQAHARMLAKTGIISQEEGETLVSGLEQIRQEYRQGFFKPGIDAEDVHFAVERRLTELIGDVGKKLHTARSRNDQVGTDTRLYLRDQIQTIRQQIRQFQTVLVALAEQHIETLIPGYTHLQRAQPLSLAHHLLAYVEMTERDWERLGDVYKRVDMLPLGSGALAGTTFPIDRHYSAELLGFSRVYANSLDGVSDRDFAVEFLAAASLIMVHLSRLSEEVILWASEEFRFVTLTDSCATGSSIMPQKKNPDVPELVRGKTGRVFGHLQAMLVLMKGLPLAYNKDLQEDKEALFDGVKTVQACLEAMTILMQEGLVFQTNRLNAAVNEDFSNATDVADYLAAKGVPFREAYNLVGKVVKTSLSAGKLLKDLTLEEWQSIHPKFESDIYEAIAPRQVVAARNSYGGTGFEQVRQAVQAAKGRLNP; this is translated from the coding sequence TTGACTAATTCATCTTCTCCTACCTCGACCTGGAGCCAGCGATTTGAAACGGCTCTCCATCCGGCGATCGTCCGCTTCAACGCCAGTATCGGCTTCGATATTGAGCTAATTGAGTATGACCTGACAGGTTCCCAGGCACATGCCCGGATGCTAGCAAAAACCGGGATCATTTCGCAGGAAGAAGGCGAAACCCTGGTGTCAGGGCTGGAGCAGATTCGACAGGAGTATCGACAGGGCTTTTTTAAGCCGGGAATCGACGCAGAGGATGTTCACTTCGCCGTAGAACGACGGCTAACAGAACTGATCGGAGATGTAGGCAAAAAGCTGCACACGGCACGATCGCGCAACGACCAGGTGGGAACAGATACTCGGCTTTACCTGCGGGATCAAATTCAAACTATCCGGCAGCAGATCCGGCAGTTTCAGACCGTTCTTGTCGCGCTGGCAGAACAACACATTGAAACCCTGATTCCCGGCTATACCCATCTACAGCGGGCGCAGCCCCTCAGCCTGGCACACCATCTGCTGGCGTATGTGGAAATGACCGAGCGCGACTGGGAACGGTTGGGCGATGTCTACAAGCGGGTGGATATGCTGCCCCTGGGATCGGGTGCACTCGCAGGCACCACCTTTCCGATCGATCGCCACTATTCGGCGGAATTGCTGGGCTTTAGTCGCGTGTATGCAAACAGTCTGGATGGGGTGAGCGATCGGGATTTTGCGGTGGAATTTCTGGCGGCGGCAAGTCTGATCATGGTTCACCTGTCCCGTCTGTCGGAGGAGGTGATTCTGTGGGCATCAGAGGAGTTTCGCTTTGTCACCCTCACGGATAGCTGTGCCACCGGATCGAGCATTATGCCGCAGAAGAAAAATCCGGACGTGCCGGAACTGGTGCGGGGCAAAACCGGGCGCGTCTTTGGTCATTTGCAGGCAATGCTGGTGCTGATGAAGGGACTCCCCCTCGCCTACAACAAGGATTTGCAAGAGGACAAGGAAGCTCTGTTCGACGGCGTGAAAACCGTGCAGGCTTGCCTGGAGGCAATGACCATTCTGATGCAGGAAGGTTTAGTCTTCCAGACCAATCGCCTGAACGCAGCCGTAAATGAGGACTTTTCCAACGCGACGGACGTGGCAGACTACCTGGCAGCAAAAGGCGTTCCCTTCCGCGAGGCGTACAATCTAGTGGGCAAGGTGGTTAAAACTTCCCTCAGCGCCGGCAAACTGCTGAAGGACTTAACCCTGGAGGAGTGGCAGAGCATTCATCCCAAATTCGAGTCGGACATCTATGAGGCGATCGCTCCCCGTCAGGTGGTTGCAGCCCGCAATAGCTATGGCGGAACAGGATTTGAACAGGTGCGGCAGGCAGTTCAGGCGGCAAAAGGGCGGCTCAACCCGTAG